From a region of the Neisseria subflava genome:
- a CDS encoding energy-coupling factor ABC transporter permease — MIFQNGWFPVGVVMAAWPVLLVIFALCAKQAWVSVSQHRSAFLVAAVMLPLAWSLNASPESGQLAGMSYHLLALNLTALMLGTSAAFCLGVLFFLPYLWLWGDWHMFPINALSVLLPPLLVNLGFRHWVSRLPANIFIFIFLNGFWAAAVGMVFIGVILVGLLDWADVFDTSVLWKTAFPVFFLIAWAEAFLSGISTAIFIALKPQWICTFDDGRYLKSEPKIWQ, encoded by the coding sequence ATGATTTTTCAAAACGGATGGTTTCCCGTTGGTGTCGTGATGGCGGCATGGCCTGTGTTGCTGGTGATTTTTGCTTTGTGTGCAAAGCAGGCATGGGTGTCGGTATCGCAGCATCGTTCCGCTTTTTTGGTGGCTGCCGTGATGTTGCCGCTGGCTTGGAGTTTGAATGCCTCCCCGGAAAGCGGACAACTGGCCGGCATGAGCTATCATTTGCTCGCCTTGAACCTGACGGCTTTAATGCTGGGCACTTCTGCTGCATTCTGCCTTGGCGTATTGTTTTTTCTTCCATATTTGTGGCTTTGGGGCGATTGGCATATGTTCCCCATCAATGCCTTGTCCGTATTGCTTCCTCCTTTGTTGGTAAACTTGGGTTTCCGCCATTGGGTGTCGCGTTTGCCTGCCAATATCTTTATCTTTATTTTTCTGAATGGTTTTTGGGCTGCGGCGGTCGGTATGGTGTTTATCGGCGTAATTTTGGTCGGTTTGTTAGACTGGGCGGATGTATTTGATACGTCGGTATTATGGAAAACCGCTTTCCCTGTTTTCTTCTTAATTGCTTGGGCGGAGGCATTTTTGAGCGGTATTTCAACAGCCATTTTTATCGCGCTCAAGCCACAATGGATTTGTACTTTCGATGACGGCAGGTATTTGAAATCCGAGCCTAAAATTTGGCAATAA
- a CDS encoding DNA translocase FtsK has translation MLWTILALILLAVIAGLFWWRQKQEQKWRQELARLSGDEQEINEEDNPVGFSDQLDSLKRLFSMNKRTADNHKIARIRLLSALEHNKMQRAETNEEHAAEPFTEEPEHIAATEEEIKVAPKTRKSAKPERIPKITPFAQMETPEYSPSLVQNSNFEEITLEEATRSLHEAAVEEWNEHLAEKNAPIYKDEVETPLLRASSLPMTGMEIIDYNDPILRRTRERALARANNVRVAEANAPHIETVQTALRTAEKEAVLPYTSMQAFPSEIQAEDIHDNLARRTAARHKLAAAVAPLRDYSPRTIENDEILANLGQISRPASLRRQVRHTEAAAERWARKQAATEAVAPQPAAPATPSRPKPAAPVKKSPYISRPAAPNATVVEPPAVPVVPMAKTDIPEPPVFQTSIAPIDIPEPPAFEHKIQVPIFDSQVNAHVSNQPERSIRDYLISESAVEETEFDGEPEAPVQAEAEAIQAVETIEPFEPVETIARPSEYTQTVVETPVQTVESSVQKSMPSVVHPTSTTLTDALLPTTALLLPPQFDPSASQTEEQLLENSITIEEKLAEFKVKVKVMDSYSGPVITRYEIEPDVGVRGSAVLNLEKDLARSLGVASIRVVETIPGKTCMGLELPNPKRQMIRLSEIFNSPAFTESKSKLTLALGQDITGQPVVTDLAKAPHLLVAGTTGSGKSVGVNAMILSMLFKATPEDVRMIMIDPKMLELSIYEGIPHLLAPVVTDMKLAANALNWCVNEMEKRYRLMSFMGVRNLAGFNQKIAEAAARGEKIGSPFSLTPEDPEPLEKLPFIVVVVDEFADLMMTAGKKIEELIARLAQKARAAGIHLILATQRPSVDVITGLIKANIPTRIAFQVSSKIDSRTILDQMGAENLLGQGDMLFLPPGTGYPQRVHGAFASDNEVHRVVEYLKQFGAPDYIDDILSSGSTEDFTGTSRSNDSDLDPMYDEAVSVVLKSRKASISNIQRQLRIGYNRAARLIDQMEADGIVSPAENNGNRTILAQSSDHLD, from the coding sequence ATGCTTTGGACAATATTGGCTTTAATTCTGCTGGCTGTCATAGCCGGCTTGTTCTGGTGGCGCCAGAAACAAGAGCAAAAGTGGCGCCAAGAATTGGCCCGACTCAGTGGCGACGAACAAGAAATAAACGAAGAAGACAACCCGGTCGGTTTTTCCGACCAACTGGACAGCCTGAAACGTTTGTTCAGCATGAACAAGCGCACTGCCGACAACCATAAAATCGCCCGCATCCGCCTGCTTTCCGCGCTCGAACACAATAAAATGCAACGCGCCGAAACAAACGAAGAGCACGCAGCCGAACCGTTTACCGAAGAGCCGGAACACATCGCAGCGACCGAAGAAGAAATCAAAGTTGCACCTAAAACCCGCAAATCTGCCAAACCGGAACGTATTCCTAAAATCACGCCGTTTGCACAAATGGAAACGCCCGAATACAGCCCGTCTTTGGTGCAAAACAGCAATTTTGAAGAAATCACATTAGAAGAAGCCACCCGTTCCCTGCACGAAGCAGCAGTTGAAGAATGGAACGAGCATTTGGCTGAAAAAAATGCGCCAATTTACAAAGACGAAGTCGAAACTCCATTGTTGCGCGCCTCATCCCTGCCGATGACCGGCATGGAAATCATCGACTACAACGACCCCATCTTGCGCCGCACACGCGAACGTGCCTTGGCACGCGCCAATAATGTCCGCGTGGCAGAAGCCAATGCGCCGCATATCGAAACCGTTCAGACGGCCTTAAGAACTGCCGAAAAAGAAGCTGTCCTCCCCTATACTTCCATGCAGGCATTCCCTTCTGAAATCCAAGCGGAAGATATTCACGACAACCTTGCCCGCCGTACCGCCGCGCGCCACAAACTGGCCGCGGCCGTCGCCCCTTTGCGCGACTACTCTCCGCGCACCATCGAAAATGACGAAATTCTGGCCAACTTGGGACAAATTAGCCGTCCTGCCAGCTTGCGCCGTCAAGTCCGCCATACAGAAGCGGCCGCCGAAAGATGGGCGCGTAAACAAGCTGCCACGGAAGCTGTTGCACCGCAACCTGCCGCACCGGCAACGCCGTCCCGTCCGAAACCGGCTGCGCCTGTTAAAAAATCCCCTTATATCTCCCGACCTGCCGCGCCAAACGCAACCGTAGTCGAGCCGCCTGCCGTACCGGTTGTCCCTATGGCTAAAACCGATATTCCCGAGCCGCCCGTTTTCCAAACCTCGATTGCACCGATTGATATCCCCGAGCCGCCTGCTTTTGAACATAAAATCCAAGTGCCGATTTTTGATTCGCAAGTCAATGCGCACGTCAGCAACCAACCTGAACGCAGTATCCGCGATTATTTAATTAGCGAATCTGCCGTCGAAGAAACCGAATTCGATGGTGAGCCGGAAGCGCCTGTACAAGCGGAAGCAGAAGCTATTCAAGCGGTTGAAACCATTGAACCCTTTGAACCTGTTGAAACAATCGCAAGGCCGTCTGAATATACTCAGACAGTCGTTGAAACGCCTGTTCAAACCGTAGAATCCAGCGTTCAAAAGAGTATGCCAAGCGTAGTTCATCCGACTTCAACAACACTGACCGATGCGCTTCTACCGACCACTGCCCTGCTCCTACCGCCGCAGTTTGACCCGAGCGCCTCACAAACTGAAGAACAGTTGTTGGAAAACAGCATTACCATCGAAGAAAAACTGGCCGAGTTCAAAGTTAAAGTCAAAGTGATGGACTCCTATTCCGGCCCGGTCATTACGCGTTATGAGATTGAGCCTGATGTCGGTGTACGCGGCAGTGCCGTTTTGAACCTTGAAAAAGACTTGGCGCGCTCGCTTGGCGTGGCTTCCATCCGCGTGGTGGAAACCATCCCCGGCAAAACCTGCATGGGCTTGGAATTGCCTAATCCGAAACGCCAAATGATCCGCCTGAGCGAAATCTTCAATTCGCCTGCGTTTACCGAGTCCAAATCCAAACTGACCCTCGCGCTCGGCCAAGACATCACCGGCCAGCCTGTTGTCACAGACTTGGCCAAAGCGCCGCATCTGCTGGTTGCCGGTACGACCGGTTCGGGTAAATCCGTGGGTGTGAATGCCATGATTCTGTCTATGCTCTTCAAAGCAACGCCGGAAGACGTGCGCATGATTATGATTGACCCGAAAATGCTGGAACTGAGCATTTACGAAGGCATTCCTCACCTGCTCGCCCCTGTCGTAACCGATATGAAATTGGCTGCAAACGCACTGAACTGGTGCGTCAACGAAATGGAAAAACGCTACCGCCTGATGAGCTTTATGGGCGTGCGCAACCTTGCCGGTTTCAACCAAAAAATTGCCGAAGCCGCCGCGCGTGGTGAAAAAATCGGCAGCCCGTTCAGCCTCACGCCTGAAGATCCTGAGCCATTGGAAAAACTGCCGTTTATTGTGGTCGTCGTAGATGAATTTGCCGACCTGATGATGACCGCAGGTAAGAAAATTGAAGAACTGATTGCCCGCCTTGCCCAAAAAGCACGCGCAGCCGGTATTCATTTGATTCTTGCCACCCAACGCCCCAGCGTGGATGTCATCACCGGCCTGATTAAAGCCAATATTCCGACACGCATTGCCTTCCAAGTATCCAGCAAAATCGACAGCCGCACGATTCTTGACCAAATGGGCGCGGAAAACCTGCTCGGCCAAGGCGATATGCTGTTCCTGCCACCCGGTACCGGCTATCCGCAACGTGTACACGGCGCGTTCGCTTCCGACAATGAAGTTCACCGCGTAGTAGAATACCTGAAACAATTCGGCGCACCCGATTATATCGACGATATTTTAAGCAGCGGCTCAACCGAAGACTTTACCGGCACCAGCCGCAGCAACGACAGCGACCTCGACCCCATGTATGACGAAGCCGTTTCCGTTGTCTTAAAATCGCGTAAGGCCAGCATTTCCAATATCCAACGCCAACTGCGCATCGGCTACAACCGCGCCGCCCGCCTGATTGACCAAATGGAAGCCGACGGTATTGTTTCCCCGGCGGAAAACAACGGCAACCGCACCATCTTGGCGCAAAGCAGCGACCATCTGGATTAA
- the aqpZ gene encoding aquaporin Z, which produces MIQAFGNTPTLYEEKQMKKYFAEFFGTFWLVFGGCGSAVLAAAYPELGIGFAGVALAFGLTVLTMAYAVGHISGGHFNPAVSVGLFIGGRFNGKDLLPYIVSQVIGAIAAAGVLYLIASGKTGFDAVASGFASNGFGEHSPNGYDMMAALLIEFVLTAFFLIIIMGSTDKLAPAGFAPIAIGLGLTLIHLISIPVTNTSVNPARSTGVALFQGGWAVEQLWLFWLAPIAGAAVGAAIYRFVLANNDDK; this is translated from the coding sequence ATGATTCAAGCCTTCGGCAACACCCCCACCCTTTACGAGGAAAAACAAATGAAAAAATATTTTGCAGAATTTTTCGGCACTTTCTGGCTGGTATTCGGCGGTTGCGGCAGCGCAGTATTGGCAGCAGCTTACCCTGAACTCGGCATTGGCTTTGCCGGTGTCGCCTTGGCGTTCGGTTTAACCGTACTGACCATGGCTTACGCCGTCGGCCATATTTCCGGTGGCCACTTCAACCCTGCCGTTTCCGTCGGCCTCTTCATCGGCGGCCGTTTCAACGGTAAAGACTTGTTGCCTTACATCGTATCCCAAGTCATCGGTGCGATTGCCGCTGCAGGCGTTCTGTATCTGATTGCTTCCGGTAAAACCGGTTTTGATGCTGTTGCTTCCGGCTTTGCCAGCAACGGTTTCGGCGAACACTCTCCTAACGGTTACGACATGATGGCCGCGTTGCTGATCGAATTCGTACTGACTGCATTCTTCCTGATTATCATCATGGGTTCTACCGACAAACTGGCTCCGGCCGGCTTCGCCCCTATCGCCATCGGCCTGGGTCTGACCCTGATTCACTTGATCAGCATTCCTGTGACCAATACTTCCGTCAACCCTGCACGCTCTACCGGCGTTGCCTTGTTCCAAGGCGGCTGGGCTGTTGAACAACTGTGGTTGTTCTGGTTGGCTCCTATTGCCGGCGCAGCAGTTGGCGCGGCTATTTACCGCTTTGTTTTGGCAAACAACGACGACAAATAA
- a CDS encoding NF038104 family lipoprotein — protein MQPLRCTKRLLPTLALCLTLNGCVVGAAVDLAATTVLTAGKLVVKGTGAVIDAAIPDSKKDKDKEKEKSTEKPKSEEIIHKEESSDEVLQTASVR, from the coding sequence ATGCAGCCATTGAGATGTACAAAACGCCTGCTTCCGACACTTGCCCTTTGCCTGACGCTTAACGGCTGCGTTGTAGGCGCAGCTGTCGATTTGGCTGCCACAACCGTCCTGACTGCCGGAAAATTGGTCGTCAAAGGAACGGGGGCAGTGATTGACGCCGCCATTCCTGACAGCAAAAAAGACAAGGACAAAGAAAAAGAAAAGAGCACAGAAAAGCCAAAATCGGAAGAAATCATCCACAAAGAAGAATCATCCGATGAAGTACTTCAGACGGCCTCAGTAAGGTAA
- the radC gene encoding RadC family protein: protein MSIKEWPEGERPREKLLAHGAAALSDAELLAILLRVGTRGMSAVDLARYLLSEFGSLGKLMSADAKTLAAYKGMGLASYTQFAVVKEIGRRILGEDLQEQIVLSNPKSVADYLRLHLGHEKIEVSVALLLNRQNQLIAVRELSRGTVAENTVYIREIIKLALDEYADSLILAHNHPGGSARPSESDVQFTERLKQALSLVDITLLDHFIVTAKETCSLREQGYM, encoded by the coding sequence ATGAGTATCAAAGAATGGCCCGAAGGGGAGCGGCCGCGCGAGAAGCTCTTGGCGCACGGTGCGGCGGCGTTGAGTGATGCGGAGTTGCTGGCGATTTTGCTGCGTGTCGGAACGCGCGGTATGAGCGCGGTTGATTTGGCGCGTTATTTGTTGAGTGAGTTTGGCAGCTTGGGGAAGCTGATGAGTGCGGATGCCAAAACACTCGCTGCTTATAAGGGCATGGGCTTGGCGAGCTATACTCAATTTGCGGTGGTCAAAGAAATCGGGCGGCGGATTTTGGGTGAAGATTTGCAGGAGCAGATTGTTCTGTCAAACCCGAAATCGGTTGCGGATTATCTACGCCTGCATCTTGGGCATGAAAAAATCGAGGTCAGCGTTGCTTTGCTGCTCAACCGTCAAAATCAATTGATTGCGGTACGGGAGTTGTCGCGCGGTACGGTGGCGGAAAACACGGTTTATATCCGTGAAATCATCAAATTGGCATTGGATGAATATGCCGACAGTTTGATTTTGGCACACAATCATCCGGGCGGTTCGGCAAGGCCGTCTGAATCTGATGTGCAGTTTACAGAGCGTTTGAAACAGGCTTTAAGTTTGGTCGATATTACGCTATTGGACCATTTTATTGTAACGGCAAAAGAAACCTGCTCTTTGCGCGAACAGGGCTATATGTAA
- a CDS encoding ABC transporter ATP-binding protein → MTATTASSAKPYLQIQGLVKKFGDNYAVDNIDLDIYQHEIFALLGSSGSGKSTLLRMLAGMESPNQGKIILDGQDITKLAPYERPINMMFQSYALFPHMSVEQNIAFGLKQDKMPKGEIDARVEEMLRLVQMTKYAKRKPHQLSGGQQQRIALARSLAKRPKILLLDEPLGALDKKLRQQTQLELVNTLEQVGVTCIMVTHDQEEAMTMATRIAIMSDGQLRQVGTPSDVYDYPNSRFTAEFIGETNIFDGVVIDDRADFSIVKCDGLENHVRIDHGLGVPNEHEIWISIRPEDIDLHKEKPEHLGAHNWAQGTVKEIAYLGSFAIYHIKLANGRVVKSQVPAPYWYVRNITPPTWDETVYISWPENQPTPLYS, encoded by the coding sequence ATGACCGCAACCACTGCGTCTTCAGCCAAACCTTATTTGCAAATCCAAGGCTTGGTGAAAAAGTTTGGTGACAATTACGCTGTCGATAACATCGACTTGGACATTTACCAACATGAAATCTTTGCCCTTTTGGGCAGCTCAGGCAGTGGCAAATCCACGCTGCTGCGCATGTTGGCAGGCATGGAAAGCCCAAATCAGGGCAAAATCATTCTCGACGGCCAGGACATTACCAAACTTGCCCCGTACGAGCGCCCAATCAACATGATGTTCCAAAGCTATGCCCTGTTCCCGCACATGAGTGTTGAACAAAACATCGCTTTCGGCCTGAAACAAGACAAAATGCCTAAAGGCGAAATCGACGCCCGCGTCGAAGAAATGTTGCGCCTAGTGCAAATGACCAAATACGCTAAACGCAAGCCGCACCAACTTTCCGGCGGCCAACAACAACGTATCGCTTTGGCGCGCAGCCTGGCAAAACGTCCGAAAATCCTGCTGCTTGACGAACCTTTGGGCGCACTCGATAAAAAACTGCGCCAACAAACCCAACTGGAATTGGTCAACACGCTGGAACAAGTCGGCGTAACCTGCATTATGGTTACCCACGACCAAGAAGAAGCGATGACCATGGCTACCCGTATCGCCATTATGTCCGACGGCCAATTGCGCCAAGTCGGCACACCTAGCGATGTGTACGACTACCCTAATAGCCGCTTTACCGCTGAATTTATCGGCGAAACCAATATTTTTGACGGTGTCGTTATTGACGACCGCGCCGATTTCTCTATCGTCAAATGTGACGGCTTGGAAAACCACGTCCGCATCGACCACGGCCTGGGCGTTCCTAACGAGCATGAAATCTGGATCAGCATCCGCCCTGAAGACATTGATTTGCACAAAGAGAAACCGGAACACTTGGGCGCGCACAACTGGGCTCAAGGTACAGTCAAAGAAATTGCCTACTTGGGCAGCTTCGCGATTTACCACATCAAACTTGCCAACGGCCGTGTCGTCAAAAGCCAAGTTCCCGCACCTTATTGGTATGTGCGCAACATTACGCCGCCGACTTGGGATGAAACCGTCTATATCAGCTGGCCTGAAAACCAACCTACGCCTCTGTACAGTTAA
- a CDS encoding ABC transporter permease subunit — MDLKKLKKKLFRRPGQRAVIAVPYIWLLVLFLIPFAIVLKISFAEQEIAIPPFTPLTTIDEDLGRLNIAISYQNYADIFQNFWNTLNPFGDSENSNIYLMTYWSSIKTALTTTIICLLIGYPTAYAISRANPAARNGLLLAIMLPFWTSFLLRVYAWMGLLGHNGIINNFLIKYGVISEPLDLFYNAFSLNLVMVYAYLPFMILPLYTQLVKLDNRLLEAASDLGAGPIKSFFTITLPLSKTGIIAGSMLVFVPAVGEFVIPELVGGSENLMIGKVLWQAFFDQNNWPLASAVAVVMVALLVVPIALFQHYENRELEEGGK, encoded by the coding sequence ATGGACCTTAAAAAACTGAAAAAGAAACTGTTTCGCCGTCCTGGACAGCGTGCAGTGATTGCCGTGCCGTATATCTGGCTCTTGGTGCTGTTTCTGATTCCGTTCGCCATCGTATTGAAAATCAGCTTTGCCGAACAAGAAATCGCCATTCCTCCATTTACGCCGTTGACGACGATTGATGAAGACTTAGGCCGTCTGAACATTGCCATCAGCTATCAGAACTACGCCGACATCTTCCAAAACTTTTGGAATACGCTCAATCCGTTTGGCGACAGTGAAAACAGCAATATCTATCTGATGACCTACTGGTCTTCGATTAAGACCGCGCTGACGACGACCATCATCTGCCTGTTGATTGGTTATCCGACCGCTTATGCCATTTCACGCGCCAATCCGGCTGCGCGCAACGGCCTGCTGTTGGCAATCATGCTGCCTTTCTGGACCTCTTTCCTGTTGCGTGTTTACGCATGGATGGGCTTATTGGGTCACAACGGCATCATCAATAATTTCTTAATCAAATACGGAGTCATCAGCGAGCCTTTAGACCTGTTCTACAATGCTTTCTCGCTGAATTTGGTGATGGTTTACGCCTATTTGCCGTTTATGATTTTGCCGCTGTACACACAGTTGGTAAAACTGGACAACCGTCTGCTCGAAGCCGCTTCCGACTTGGGTGCAGGTCCGATCAAATCGTTCTTTACCATTACCCTGCCTTTATCCAAAACAGGCATCATCGCAGGCTCTATGCTGGTCTTCGTTCCGGCCGTCGGTGAATTTGTGATTCCTGAATTGGTGGGCGGTTCTGAAAACCTGATGATCGGTAAAGTATTGTGGCAGGCATTCTTCGACCAAAACAACTGGCCGCTGGCTTCTGCCGTCGCCGTCGTCATGGTTGCCCTGCTGGTTGTACCGATTGCCCTGTTCCAGCACTATGAAAACCGCGAATTGGAAGAAGGAGGCAAATAA
- a CDS encoding ABC transporter permease subunit, whose translation MQKTKLSWFLKLMLLLSLAFLYIPLVVLVIYSFNESKLVTVWGGFSTKWYSALMENDTILEAAWLSLRIAIVSSLAAVALGTLAGYAMARIKRFRGSTLFAGMISAPMVMPDVITGLSMLLLIIQVQMFLQGSELLQSLYFDRGFFTIFLGHTTLCMAYITVVIRSRLVELDQSLEEAAMDLGARPLKIFFVITLPLIAPAIASGFLLGITLSLDDLVITSFLSGPGSSTLPQVIFSKIKLGLDPQMNVLATILIGIIGTLVIVVNYWMMRQATKREREAAEAYRQEKLAAEKAA comes from the coding sequence ATGCAGAAAACCAAATTATCCTGGTTCTTGAAACTGATGCTCCTGCTCTCGCTGGCATTCCTCTATATTCCGCTGGTGGTTTTGGTCATCTATTCTTTCAATGAATCCAAACTGGTTACCGTTTGGGGCGGTTTCTCAACCAAATGGTACAGCGCATTGATGGAAAACGACACCATCTTGGAAGCGGCCTGGCTGTCATTACGTATCGCCATCGTTTCGTCGCTTGCCGCCGTAGCACTCGGCACATTAGCTGGTTACGCTATGGCGCGTATCAAGCGCTTCCGCGGCAGCACCCTGTTTGCCGGTATGATTTCCGCGCCTATGGTGATGCCTGACGTGATTACCGGTTTGTCCATGCTGCTGTTGATTATTCAGGTGCAAATGTTCCTGCAAGGCAGTGAATTGTTGCAATCGCTCTACTTCGATCGCGGCTTCTTCACGATCTTCCTCGGTCACACTACGCTTTGCATGGCATACATTACCGTCGTTATCCGCTCGCGCTTGGTAGAATTGGATCAATCCCTGGAAGAAGCTGCAATGGACTTGGGTGCCCGTCCGCTGAAGATTTTCTTCGTGATTACCCTGCCATTGATTGCCCCTGCGATTGCTTCCGGCTTCCTCTTGGGCATCACCCTGTCTTTGGACGACTTGGTGATTACCTCCTTCCTGTCAGGCCCGGGCTCATCGACATTGCCGCAAGTGATTTTCTCCAAAATCAAACTCGGCCTTGACCCTCAGATGAACGTTTTGGCAACCATCCTGATCGGTATCATCGGTACGCTGGTGATTGTCGTCAACTACTGGATGATGCGTCAGGCAACCAAACGGGAACGCGAGGCTGCCGAAGCCTACCGCCAAGAAAAATTGGCAGCCGAGAAAGCCGCCTAA
- a CDS encoding NAD(P)/FAD-dependent oxidoreductase: MINPSFKEYLPSYYVSTANPHPSYPTLEGRLKTETCVIGGGLSGLCTALPLAENGHEVIVLEAARIGFGASGRSGGQVISDFACGMEEIEKQVGLEQAQWFWQQSLQAVELVDSRIQKHNIQCDWQRGYATVAVRPQHWEELQQWHEHAQKHYGASHYQLWDKATLKQQLASDMYQGAQFDPLSGHLHPLNYTLGIAKAAADAGAQLFEQSPMTRIEPCDNGWLVHTPNGSVECKNLVYAVNTYAGLHPKFKVLEQKAIAVSTFIIATEPLVERAKDLIRNNMAICDNRHVLDYYRLSADGRLLFGGKDNEFIDDPDRMTKLVRQDMLKVFPQLADVRIEHSWGGECDITRNLAPHFGRLAPTVFYAQGYSGHGMAITGIAGLAIAEAIMGDDGRLKPFEQLRHSNIITQPFLRKLGSFLGSKYYQWKDSH; the protein is encoded by the coding sequence ATGATCAATCCCAGCTTCAAAGAATACCTTCCTTCCTACTATGTCAGCACTGCCAATCCCCATCCGTCTTATCCGACGCTTGAAGGCCGTCTGAAAACTGAAACCTGCGTCATCGGCGGCGGCCTGTCCGGCTTATGCACAGCCCTACCGCTTGCCGAAAACGGCCATGAAGTCATCGTACTTGAAGCCGCCCGTATCGGTTTCGGCGCATCAGGCCGAAGCGGCGGACAAGTCATCAGCGACTTTGCCTGCGGTATGGAAGAAATCGAAAAACAAGTCGGCTTGGAACAGGCTCAATGGTTTTGGCAGCAATCTCTGCAAGCCGTTGAACTGGTTGACTCGCGCATTCAAAAACACAATATCCAATGCGATTGGCAACGCGGCTACGCTACCGTCGCCGTCCGTCCTCAGCACTGGGAAGAATTGCAACAATGGCATGAGCACGCTCAAAAACATTATGGCGCAAGCCATTACCAGCTTTGGGATAAAGCCACGCTAAAGCAGCAACTTGCCAGCGATATGTATCAAGGCGCGCAATTTGATCCTTTATCCGGCCACTTACACCCGCTCAATTACACACTAGGCATTGCCAAAGCGGCAGCCGATGCAGGCGCACAACTTTTTGAGCAATCCCCTATGACGCGTATCGAGCCATGCGATAACGGCTGGCTGGTTCATACGCCCAATGGCAGCGTTGAGTGCAAAAACCTCGTTTATGCCGTCAATACTTATGCCGGTTTACACCCAAAATTCAAAGTATTGGAACAAAAAGCCATTGCAGTCAGCACCTTTATCATCGCCACCGAGCCCCTGGTCGAACGTGCCAAAGACCTGATCCGCAACAATATGGCCATCTGCGACAACCGCCACGTCCTCGACTACTACCGCCTCAGCGCCGACGGCCGCCTACTATTCGGTGGCAAAGACAACGAGTTTATCGACGATCCTGACCGCATGACCAAACTCGTCCGCCAAGACATGTTGAAAGTTTTCCCGCAACTTGCCGATGTCAGAATCGAGCATTCTTGGGGCGGCGAATGCGACATTACGCGCAACCTCGCCCCACATTTCGGCCGCCTCGCCCCTACCGTTTTCTACGCCCAAGGCTATTCCGGACACGGCATGGCGATTACCGGCATTGCCGGTTTGGCGATTGCCGAAGCCATCATGGGCGATGACGGCCGTCTGAAACCTTTTGAGCAACTGCGCCACAGCAACATCATTACCCAGCCTTTCCTGCGCAAACTCGGCTCTTTCCTCGGCTCAAAATACTATCAATGGAAAGACAGCCACTAA
- the trxB gene encoding thioredoxin-disulfide reductase: protein MSNHHKLIILGSGPAGYTAAVYAARANLNPVIITGVEQGGQLMTTTEVDNWPADAEGVQGPELMARFQAHAERFGTEMIFDQIHTVDLQNRPFTLKGDMGEYTCDALIVATGASAKYLGLPSEETFAGKGVSACATCDGFFYKKQDVAVVGGGNTAVEEALYLANIANTVTLIHRRDSFRAEKIMVDKLMQRVEEGKIILKLNSSVDEILGDESGVTGARLKHNDGSTEEIAVKGVFIAIGHKPNTDIFKGQLDMDETGYLKTKGGTGDNVGATNIEGVWAAGDVKDHTYRQAITSAASGCQAALDAERWLDRHGV, encoded by the coding sequence ATGAGCAACCATCACAAACTCATCATCCTCGGCTCCGGCCCTGCCGGCTATACTGCCGCCGTCTATGCCGCCCGCGCCAACCTTAACCCTGTGATCATTACCGGCGTTGAGCAAGGTGGACAACTGATGACCACCACCGAAGTGGACAACTGGCCTGCCGATGCCGAAGGTGTACAAGGACCAGAACTAATGGCCCGTTTCCAAGCTCATGCCGAACGCTTCGGTACCGAAATGATTTTCGACCAAATCCACACCGTTGATTTGCAAAACCGTCCTTTCACCCTCAAAGGCGATATGGGCGAATACACCTGTGATGCGCTCATCGTTGCCACCGGTGCATCCGCCAAATATTTAGGTTTGCCAAGCGAAGAAACCTTTGCCGGAAAAGGCGTTTCCGCCTGCGCAACTTGTGATGGTTTCTTCTATAAAAAACAAGATGTTGCCGTAGTAGGCGGTGGCAATACCGCTGTGGAAGAAGCCCTCTACCTTGCAAATATCGCCAACACCGTTACCCTGATTCACCGCCGCGACAGCTTCCGCGCCGAAAAAATCATGGTGGACAAACTGATGCAACGCGTCGAAGAAGGCAAAATCATCCTCAAGCTCAACAGCTCGGTTGATGAAATCTTGGGTGACGAAAGCGGCGTTACCGGTGCACGCCTGAAACACAATGACGGCAGCACTGAAGAAATCGCTGTCAAAGGCGTTTTCATCGCCATCGGCCACAAACCCAACACCGATATTTTCAAAGGCCAACTCGATATGGATGAAACCGGCTACCTGAAAACCAAAGGCGGCACCGGTGACAATGTCGGCGCAACCAATATAGAAGGCGTATGGGCAGCAGGCGACGTCAAAGACCATACCTACCGTCAAGCCATCACCAGCGCAGCTTCCGGCTGCCAAGCCGCACTTGATGCCGAACGTTGGCTCGACCGCCACGGTGTATAA